A window of Geothrix edaphica genomic DNA:
TGGCTTTCTCGTGGCCCCGTCGGGGTTTTGTTAGGCACTCTTAGAACAGCTTCCCCACCAGCGCCGCCAGGGCGGTCTCGGTGCGGAGGATGCGGGGGCCGAGGTCCAGGGGATGCAGGCCGGCCTTCAGCAGGCTCTGGACCTCAGCCTCCACCCAGCCGCCTTCGGGGCCGATGGCGAGGGTGACGGGGGCCGCCAGCACCTTCGGCGCCGCCGCGCCCGTGCCGGGATGGGCCATGAGGCCCGTGCCGCCGGCCAGCAGGCCGGGCAGCTCATCCTCCACAAAGGGGCGGAAGAGCCGCGCCAAGCGCAGGTCCGGCAGCGCCGTGTCCTTGGCCTGTTCGAGCCCGAGAATCAGCTGCTCGCGGAGGTTCTCGGGCTTCATTCTCGGGCTGGCCCAGTAGGCCTTCTCCACCTTCCAGGCGTTCAGCAGGACGATGCGGGCCACGCCCAGGCTGGCGGCGGCCGCCACCACCCGGTTCAGCACTTTGGGCCGCGGCACGGCGATGAGCAGGGTCAACGGCAGCTTGGGCGGCGGCGCCTGATCCAGGGTCAGCTCCAGGTCCAGGGCCTCGTCGTCCAGGCGCAGCACCCGGCCCCGGCCCATCTTCCCGCCCAGCAGGCCCACGGCCAGCTCGTCGCCCACCGCGGCGCGGTGCACCTCGCGGACGTGGGCCAGGCGTCGACCCGTGAGGCGAGCCCGATCCGGAGCCGTCAGATCCTCCGGCAGCAGCAGTACCAGGTTCAAGTCAGGTCCCGCGCCAGGATCAGGTCGCGATCGACCTGGTCCCCGATCTGGAAGACGTGGTCGCCCACCTCGCGGAAGCCGGTCCGGGCATAGAAAGCCAGGGCCTTGAGGTTGTTCTCCCACACGCCCAGCCAGAGGACATCCGCCCCCCAGGCCCGGGCCATCTCCACCGCCTCCGCCATCAGGGCCGCGCCCCGGCCCCCGCCCTGGGCCGCGCGCAGCACGTAGATGCGCTGCAGCTCGACGGGGTGCTCGCCGGGGACGCCCGGCTCCCGGTGGCCCAGGCGCAGCTGGAGGAAGCCCACGGGCACGCCATCGACCTCCAGGATCCGGGCGGGCCGGGCGGGGTCCGCCAGCTCGGCGCGCTGGATGGCCTCGCCGTAGGCGGCCGTCAGGAAGGCCTCCAGGTCCGGGCCGGCGGTGTGCGGCTCGAAGGTCTCGCGGAAGGTGCGGGCGCCGAGCTCCGCGAGGATGGGGGCGTCTTCCGGCGCGGCGGGACGGATGGTGATGGTGGACATGGGGGCTACTTCCGCTTGGGATTGGAACGGGGTTTCGTCTTGGCGCGGGCGGCCACGGCGATGGCCTTGGCCATCCAGATCGCCAGCAGCTCCGGATCCTCCAGCACGTCCTCGGGCAGCTCGTAGTACCCCATGGGCTTCCCCGGATCGCCGAAGGGCAGGAAGGGGCCCATGCCCGCGGCGATGAAGTCCGGGCGGTTCGAATCGTCCACCTTGAAGTACAGCACGCCATCGTCCGCCAGGGCGAAGGCGCGGCCGTCGGCGAAGAAGCAGAGACCGCCGAACATGGGGCGGGAGGTCACGGGCCGGATCTGCCCCATCTGCTCCAGGAGGTATGTGCGGAAGCTCACGGAAACGGCCATGGAGACATGCTACCTTCCTCGCGGACCCGCCGGAGACCCGGCGTCATTTGTCAGGATCCCCCATGCGGATCAACACCCTCGATGAGCTGCTCCGCGCCGTGCAGGAACGCCCCCACAAGCGGCTGGTGGTGGCCTGGGCCAACGACGCCCACACCCTGGAAGCCGTGAACGCCGCGGTGGAGGGTGGCCTGGTGGAGGCCATCCTCGTGGGCGACGAGGCCGCGATGGTGAAGGTCTGCCTGGAACAGGGTCTGCCGAAGGAACGGTTCCGCATGGTCCACGCCGCCACAGACACGGAGGCCGCGGCCAAGGCCGTGGCCATGGTGCGCTTCGGCGAGGCGGACCTGCTGATGAAGGGCCTGCTCAGCACCGAGAAGTACATGAAGGCCATCCTGAACAAGGACCAGGGTCTGCTGGACCCGGGCGCCATCCTCAGCCACGTGACCGTGATGGAGCACCCCGGCCATCCCAAGCTGCTCATCGCGGGCGATGTGGCCGTGATCCCCGAGCCGGAGTTCAAGGAGAAGGTCGCCATCCTCGGCTACCTGGTGAAGACCGCCAAGGCCCTGGGCATCGAGACCCCGAAGGTCGCCGTGCTGGCGGCTTCCGAGCAGGTGCAGCCCAAGATGCGCGCCAGCGCCGAGGCCGCCCTGCTGTCGAAGATGGCGGACCGGGGCCAGATCAAGGGCGCCCTGGTGGACGGGCCCATGGCCCTGGATGGCGCCATCGACCCCGAGTCCGCCCGCATCAAGGGCATGGGCGGCCCCGTGGCCGGCGACGCCGACTGCCTGCTCTTCCCCAACCTCGAGGCCGGCAACACCTTCTACAAGGCCGGCACCAAGCTCGGCGGCGCCGAGATCGCCGCCGTCGTGGCCGGTGCCAAGGTGCCCTGCGTCCTCAGCAGCCGGGGCGACAGCGCCAAGACCAAGCTCAGCTCCATCGCCCTGGCGGCCCTGCTGGCCTAGAAAGGGCTACTTCTTCTCCACGCTGGGCTCGGCGAAGGCCATGAGGATGCGGGTCCCGTTGCCGCCGATCCAGGCCGTGAGGTCCAGATCCACCGGCATCAGGAGGTCGCGGACGGGCCGGTTCTTGATCAGGACGGCGATGCGGATGGGGGCCGCCGGGGGTTGCTCCCGGTACTCCGCCTCGTAGCTGGTGAGGACCAGGCCGGCCGGCCCCCGATCGAAGACCGGACGGATGACGGAATCGAAGGCGGGGGTGGTGACCTTCATCTCCGTGACGGCGAAAGCCTGGTCCGTCAGGATCTCCACCTTGGTGCTCCCGTTCTCCACCCACCGGAACCGGTACTTCGCCCCGATGGTCTCGACGCTCAGGTCGGCGCCGACGCTGGAGAACGGAGTCTCGATCATGAAGGGGGTCCAGGTCTGGAAGAAACCCGTGAGCATCTGGTCCATGCCGCCGTAGAGCTGCGTCAGGCCAGCCCGGGTCTGATCGTTGGGGGCATCCACATCATTGTGCGAGATCTTCGCGCTGCCCTTCTCGTCCACCACGACGTCGAAGCGCAGCTTCGCGAAGATGGCCATGGCGGCCTCGAACCCTGCGGGATTGGTCTTCGCCTGGTCCCCGAGCATGGCCGACCAATCCGGCTTGGCCTGGAAGCGGTACTGCCGGTACCCCCTGGACGAAAGGCTGTAGTAGGCGGCTCGAGCCTGGGCGACCACACCCTTGGGGTCGCGGCTGGCCACCGGGGCCTCGGCCCGCAGGGATGGCGACCAGGTCAGCGACCCGAAGCTGGCGAGGAGGATGGGGAGGATCTGGGCAAAACGTCGGCAACGGCTCAAGGGGCCCCCTGGGAGCGTGGAACGTGGGATGGGATGGCCCATTCTAGGCGGATCGCCGGGCCAGATCACGGATTCTGGCTTGAGGACACGACGGTCCGTCGGTTTCTTCAGATCGCTGGCGGGTAGTCCTTGGCCGCTTCGCGGCCGGAGAGGACACGCAGGGCCCCCTTGGCCAGGGCGGCCATCTCGTTCTCGCCGGGGTAGACCTTCACGGGGCAGCCCAGGGCGGCGGTGAGGCGGGTCAGCTCGCCCACGAGCTTCGGCGAGCGGGCCATGCCGCCGGTGAGCAGGATGGCGTCGATGGGTGCGCCCTCGAAGGCGGGCACCTGACCCGTGATGGCCTTGGCGATCTGGTAGATCATCGCGTCGTAGACCAGGGTGGCTTCGGCATCCCCGGCTTCCACGCGGCGCTCCACTTCACGCATGTCGGAGGTGCCCAGCAGGTCGATCATGCCGCCGCGGCCCTTGTTCTTGAGCTTCAACTCAGCCTTGGTGTACTTGCCGGAGAAGCAGAGGTCGATGAGCTGACCCGCGGGCAGCGTGCCCGTGCGCTGGGGCGAGAACGGCCCTTCGCCATCGAGCCCGTTGTTCACGTCGATGTAGCGGCCCTTGCGGTGGGCGCCCACCGTGATGCCGCCGCCCATGTGGGCCACGATGACGTTGACGCGCTCGTAGAAGGTCTCGTGCTCCTCGGCGTACCGGCGGGCCGTGGCGATCTGGTTGAGGGCGTGGCTGATGACGCGGCGGGGCAGCTCCTTCAGGCCCGAGATCCGGACCTTGGGATCGGCCTCGTCCACCACCACGGGATCCACGATGTAGGCCGGCGTCCCGGTCCCCGCCACTAGCTCGGAGGCGATGAGCGCGCCCAGGTTCGAGGCGTGCTCGCCGCGCTGGCCGGCCCTCAGGTCGTCCAGCATGGCGGCCCCCACCTTCCACGTGCCGTGGGGGATGGGCCGCAGCAGGCCGCCGCGCCCGGCCACGGCATCGAGATCGCCGAGGCCCAGGCCCTTGTCCGCCAGGAACCGCAGCACCGCCTCCTTGCGGAAGGTGAACTGGTCCGTGATGGGTCTGCCTTCGAAGGCCTTCAGTTCCTCTGCGGAGTGTTGAAGCTCCTCGGTGAACCGCTCCTCGTCGCCCTCGAAGACCGAAGTCTTGGTGGAGGTGGAACCAGGATTCAGCACCAGCACGCGATGGCGGCGGAAGAAGGTGTCCTTGGGCGTCCGCTTCCATTCGCCGTAGGCGTGCAGCCGCATCAGCGAGGCCTTGAGGGCGAGCCGGATGTCCTCGGGCGTGCAGTCCATGGGCAGATCCACGCCCTGGAACCAGAGGCCGAACATGACGGGGAACTTCTTGGCCTCGGGGAAGCGGGTGGCATAGAGGTGGTAGAGCAGGTTCCCCATGTCCAGGTTGGGGCACACGATCACGTTGGGGACGCCTTCCCAGGGCAGGCCGTCCGAGTGGTAGAGACCCGCTGAACGGCGCGAGAGGGCCACGCTGACCTTCACCTCGCCCCGGATCTGGATGCTGGCGTAGCGGGGGCTGTGGGCGATGCGCTCCGCGAGGATGGCCGGAACCAGATCCGCCGCCTGGCGCACCAGCTCGGGCGAGGGCCCCTCGTCGCTGCCACGGTTCGAGTAGGACACCATGGCGCAGCGGATCTCCGGCAGCACGTCCTCGGGGATGAGGTCGCGGGCCACGGCGCAGGTGCCCACGGCCACCTCCGCCAGCGTGCGCGGGGTCATGCTGGCGTTCACGCCCACATCCCCGAAGACCACGATGTTGTGGGGGTAGACCTCCTCGGGGTGCTCGTCCGGCAGCACGAAGACACCGGCCTCGCAGGTGACGCTGCGCTGGGCCAGGATGTCCACCATGGGCCGGAAGAAGGCCTTGGGTTCGTGGATGGCGCCGCCCACCACCATGTCGGCGTGGCCCAGCTTCACGGCCCAGATGCCGAAGCGGCCGGGCTCGGACACCAGCTTCCGGGCCTCGCCCAGGTCCATGGCCCGGCCTTGCGCCTTGCTGAACGCCACGCAGGCTGTGGCGAACGACTCCACCAGGTCGGGCCGGGACACGGGGTCGACGAAGGCGCTCTCAGAGAGGGTGTAGGCCACCCGGTCCGCGCCCAGGTGGGCCAGACGCTGGGCGGCCACGGCCCTCACCTCGGCCTCCGGCGCCAGGAACACCGGGCGGATGAAGCGCCCCAGGAAGCAGGCGGCTTCGAGGGTGCGCGGATCCAGGGCCTCGGGGAACATCACCGTGGGTCGGTTCCGGGGCACGGCCAGCAGGCGGCTGTCGAGGGACGCTTCGATGTCAAACATGGGGCTCCAGGAGCTTGGAAGGCCTTGCAGTGCTGAGTCTAGCAGCCGGAGGATTCTATTTTGCAGATCCGAAGGTCACATATCCTTCGGCCGGTCTGCGACCTGCACCGATTCCACCCAGATCACCTCGCAGGAGCCATCCCCGGTATCCGTGCGGCTCAGGCTGCTGACCCAGTGCCAGCCGTCCTTTCCGTCCGCCCGCACGAGCTGCCCCCGCAGGTGGACCAGCTGCCCCACCCGGGCTGCCTTCAGGCGCCGGGCGATGCCCTCGTTGGCGGGGATCATGTGCATGTTGGCGCTGTGGCCGATGACCTCCGCTTCCGGAATGGGCATGTGGGCCGCGCGCCAGAAGTACCAGCGGTCCCGCTGCTCGATGGTGAAGGCTTCGAGGATCCGCGAATCGGACATGGGGCCCCAGCCCAGGGCCAGGTCCACGGGCGACAGCTCCGCGGGCCGGTCGAAGCGGTAGCGTTCCACGCTCAGCACCCGCGCCCGGATCTCGAAGGCGGCGAGGGCCGTGAGGGTGTGGTCGTGGAAGGTCCAGGTCCTCGCGGCTTCCGGCGGGGTCTGGGCCGGCTCCCCCGGCGCGAGGATGCCCGAGGGCTGGGCCACGGCGCGGTCTCCCCACCACCAGACCCCCAGGAATCCGATGAGGGCCACCGCCGCCAGGGTGCCCCGGCGCTCCCGGAGCTGATCGAGCCATTCGTCCATTTGACAAGGCTACCCTGGGCGCGGGAGGAAGCCTCTGCTCAGAATCTCACCACATCGCTGATGACGAACTGGTGGTGCTCTGTGCCCGGGTCCCGCACCAGCGGGTAGGCGATGGTGAGCAGGAAGACCCGGCCTACCGAGCTCTTCAGGTTGCCGAGCCGCAAGCCGCCGCCCACATCCACATAGGTGCGGCTCCAGCGCCCGGTGTCGGTCCGGCGGATGGCGCCGCCGTCCGCGTACACCACGAACCCGAGCCGCAGGATGCCCAGCCAGTCGTAGGAGGTGTTGATCCGCTCCTCCAGGGAGGCCATCCAGCGCCGGTCGCCCAGCAGCAGGTGGTTCCCGTACCCCCGCAGGCCATCCATGCCGCCGAGGTAGAGGTAGGACTCGGGCTCCGGCCGGTGGACCGCATCCAGCTGCACATAGGCCGCCTGGGTCTGCGCGGGGAACCCCTGATGGTAGGCGGTGAAGCCCAGGTTCAAGGAGGCGTCCTGCCAGCCGTCGGATTCGTGGCGGGCCTCCCCCTTGGCCCGCAGCAGGAGGAGGGACCGGGCTCCTGGCGTCCAGCCCTTGGCGGCGCTGGCCCGGAGGAAGGGCGAGGCGACATCACTCCCCAGTCCCTTCAGATACGACCCCACGCTGACCTGTGCGTCCCAGCCCAGGTTGTAGTCCTCGGGATGGGTCATGCCGGCCAGATCCACGAAGGCCTGATACCGGTCCTCGAACAGGCCCGCCGTGACATGGACGCCCCGCAGCTGGCGGTCCCGCAGCACAGGGGGCGGAAGGCTCCCCGCGGCGAGCGTCTGGATCGGGCCGTACCGGGACTGCTTCAGGTCCAGCCCCCCGCCCAGACGCAGGGCCCGCCCATCCGCCACCACCGCGGCCATGGTTCCACCCACGAGGACGTTCTCTTGGCGCGAGCTGAAGGCGTAGGCGGTCTGCCGCAGGTTGTAGACCGACTCGACGGCATCGGAGGAGGACGCGCGGAAGCTCATGGCCCAGGGCGTCTCGAGGCCGCGGTACGGCCTGGACAGCTCGAGGAAGCGGGTCTTCCCGTCGGAGAGTGCCTGGTAGCGGGTATCCAGGGTCCACTGGGTGCCCAGGATCTGACGATCCAGATACTGCACTGTGTCGATGGACCGCTCGGGCGTCTTCTCGTGGGCCAGGACCAGGTCCTTGCCGAAGCCCAGGAGGTTGGCCTCGTGGACGGAGAACCCGAAGCTCCGCTGGCCGCCCACCTGGGTGAAGCCGGCACTGCCCTTCAGCGTCCAGGCATCCCGGGTGTGGACCACCGCGTGGACGGTTCCGTCCCCATCCACCTGGGGCTCGATCCGGGCATCCTTCAGGAAGCGGAAGGTCCGGAGGTTCCGCTCGGCTTCGTGGATGAGGCGGGCATTCACCACATCGCCGGGCTGGAAGGGGATCTCCCGGCGCACCACCTGCTCCCGGGTCTCGATGTGCAGGAAGTTCGCGGCGCGGCCGATCCAGTGCCTCTCGTTGGGCTGGGAGGGGTCGAAGACGTCGCCGATGAGGATGTCGACGCTGGCGATGCGCGCCTGCCGGGCCTCCAGCTCCTCCCAGGTGGCCGGGGCCTGGGCGACGAGCGCGGAGCCCGCCAGCAGGGCCGTTACCAAGGACCTCCGGCAGAGGCGACCCCGGCTCCCGACCCCTTCACGCGTGGTTCGCATGCCCAAGCCTAGGCGAAATGGTGATGCGCGTCACGGCGGGGCCCTCAGGCCAGCCTATGATTCGAGCCTTCGTATGGTTCTTTCCGCGCAGGATCCCAACCGCCCGCTCCCCCCGGAGCCGGGGCGCGGACCCGCGGAAAAACCCCGGAACCCGGGCGGGAGGGCGCGCCGGGCCGGTAATCTATCCCCAACCCCTCCCCTGGAGTCCTCATGGACCTCACCTGGCTATCCGCCAACCCCGGCCTAAGCCTGCTGGCTTTTCTCGCCGCCGCCTTCACCCTGATCCTCCTCAGCAAGTGGATCCGCTACATCCCCAACAACCGCGTGGGCATCGTCGAGAAGCTCATCAGCCGGAAGGGCTCGGTCAAGACCGGACTCATCGCCCTCAACGGCGAGGCCGGCTATCAGCCCCAGCTCCTGCGCGGCGGTTGGCACCTCCTCACGCCCTTCCAGTACCGCATCCACAAGATGCCCCTGGTGACCATCCCCCAGGGCAAGATCGGCTACATCTTCGCCCGCGACGGCAAGGACCTGCCGCCCACCCAGGCTCTGGCCAGCAACGTCCACGGCGCCGACTTCCAGGATGTGGTGGCCTTCCTCCAGAACGGCGGCCAGAAGGGCCCCCAGCGCCAGATCCTGCGCGAGGGCATCTACGCCATCAACCTGGTGCAGTTCGTGGTGCTCACCGAGGACCGGCTCTTCTACCTGCCCCTGGATCCCGGCGAGCTGGAGACCTTCCAGAAGATGAGCGCCATCATCACCGAGCGCGCCGGCTGGCGGCCCGTGATCATCAAGGGCACGGATGACGCGGTGGGCATCGTGACCGTGCATGACGGGCCCAGCCTGGCCAGCGGCGAGATCATCGCCTCCACCGTGGGCGAGGACCCCCACCAGGCCTCCACCTACCACAACAACTTCCAGGACGCCGACAAGTTCCTGGTGGCGGGCGGCCAGCGCGGCCGCCAGTACCAGGTGCTGGTGGAAGGCACCTACTACATCAACCGCCTCTTCGCGACCATCGAGCTGATCCCCAAGACCGTCGTGGAAGTCGGCACCGTGGGGGTGGTGGTGAGCTACACCGGCGCCGTGGGCGCCGACATCAGCGGCCAGGAGTACCGCCACGGCGAGCTGGTCACCAAGGGCACCCGCGGCGTGTGGAGCGAGCCCCTGCTGCCCGGCAAGTACGCCTTCAACGCCTATGCCGGCAAGGTGCTCATGGTGCCGACCACGAACTTCATCCTCAAGTGGACGAAGGGCGAGGTGGGCAGCCACAAGTTCGATGAGAACCTGGCGGAGGTGAGCCTCATCACCAAGGACGCCTTCGAGCCCAGCCTGCCGCTGTCCGTGGTGGTGCACATCGACTACCGCAAGGCGCCCCTCGTCATCCAGCGCTTCGGCGACATCAAGAAGCTGGTGGAGCAGACGCTCGACCCCATGGTCAGCGCCTACTTCAAGAACATCGGCCAGACCCGCACCCTCATCCAGCTCATCCAGGACCGCAGCGCCATCCAGGAGCAGAGCGGCGTCCAGATGAAGGAGAAGTTCGCCCAGTACAACCTGGAGCTGCAGGAGGTGCTCATCGGCACCCCCAGCAGCGGCAGCCAGGGCGGGCAGATCGAGCAGATCCTCATCCAGCTCCGCAGCCGCCAGATCGCCGACGAGCAGGTGGAGACCTACGGCCGCCAGCAGAATGCCGCCGCCAAGGAGCGGGAGCTGCGCGAGGCCGAGGCCAAGGCCAAGCAGCAGACGGCCCTCACGGAATCGGCCATCAGCATCGAGGTGCAGAGCAATCAGGGCAAGGCCGACTACGCCAAGGCCCAGCAGCAGGCGGCGCAGATCCAGACGCTCGCCGGCGCCGAGGCGGAGAAGGTGCGCCTCATGGGCGAAGGCGAGGCCAAGCGCATCAAGGTCATGGCCGAAGCCCAGGCCGAGCAGGCCGCCCGCGTGGGCATCGCCCAGGCCATGGCCATCGAGGAGCAGGTCCGCGCCTATGGCGGCCCCCAGTTCCAGCTCGTGCAGCAGGTCATGAACCGCTTCGCCGAGGCCATCGAGAAGTCCCAGGTGGATGTCGTCCCCAAGATCCACATGGGCGGCGGCGACAAGGGGGGCGGCAGCCTCATCGAGAGCCTGCTGGGGCTCCTCCTCAGCGAGAAGGCCGGACAGCTGGCGGGCGTGGTGCCCACCGCGGCCAATCCCGAGGCCGAGGCGCTGAAGGCCACGCTGCGGCAGAACCTGACCAAGTAGCCCCACCTCGGCGACCAGTGAAAGGGGCGGCGATGCCGCCCCTTTCACTGGTAGGTTTGGAGGCGCCCCTCCCGCCTGTTCCGGATAATCCATGATCCCACTGCTCCTCCTGACTCCTGTCGCCCAGGTCCAGTCCCAGGGTCTCGCCATGCCCCTGCCCGCCCCTGGTGAGGCCCTCTACAAGGCCAGGGACTGGGCCGGTCTCGCGGACTGGTTCGAGACCGTGCCGCCGGCCACCCGCGGGGCCCATTACGAGCTGTGGATCCAGGCCCTCAACCGGAGCCAGCGGTGGGAGCGGCTCGCAACCGTCTGCGAGGCCCTGCAGCCCCAGCTGGAAGCGAAATCCGGCCCCCGCCTGGCCACTTACCGCCTCTACCGCGCCCAGGCCCTGAGCCAGCTGGGCCGCCACGCGGAGGCCGCGACCGCCCATGCGGAGAATGGCCGGCTGGGCTACCCCGACGGCTATCCCAATGCCTGCGCCGAGGCCCGGCTGGCGCAGGACTGGAGCGCCCTCCTGACCTGCGCCGACACGCTGCTGGGAGCACACCCCGGGGATGCTATGGCCCTGGCCTGGAAGGGTGAGGCCCTGGCCCGGGCGGGGCGCCTGGCCGAAGCGGAACCGATCCTCCGCGAGGCCGTGGCGAAGGATCCCAAGATCGCCTACGCCTGGAACAACCTGGGCCGCTGCCTGAACGAGGAGAAGGCCTGGGCCGAGGCCTGCGAGGCCCTCGACAAGGCCCTGGCACTGGAGCCCAATCAGCTTGAGGCCCTCTTCAATCGTGGCCGGGCCCGCTTCGAACTGAAGCGGTACAAGGAAAGCCGGGACGATTTCCGCGCAGCCCTCACGTTGCGCCCCGACGATCCCGTCCTCACGGAGAACCTGCGCCAGGCCGAGCGCTACGCCACCCT
This region includes:
- a CDS encoding 16S rRNA (uracil(1498)-N(3))-methyltransferase, with protein sequence MNLVLLLPEDLTAPDRARLTGRRLAHVREVHRAAVGDELAVGLLGGKMGRGRVLRLDDEALDLELTLDQAPPPKLPLTLLIAVPRPKVLNRVVAAAASLGVARIVLLNAWKVEKAYWASPRMKPENLREQLILGLEQAKDTALPDLRLARLFRPFVEDELPGLLAGGTGLMAHPGTGAAAPKVLAAPVTLAIGPEGGWVEAEVQSLLKAGLHPLDLGPRILRTETALAALVGKLF
- a CDS encoding GNAT family N-acetyltransferase; translated protein: MSTITIRPAAPEDAPILAELGARTFRETFEPHTAGPDLEAFLTAAYGEAIQRAELADPARPARILEVDGVPVGFLQLRLGHREPGVPGEHPVELQRIYVLRAAQGGGRGAALMAEAVEMARAWGADVLWLGVWENNLKALAFYARTGFREVGDHVFQIGDQVDRDLILARDLT
- a CDS encoding TfoX/Sxy family protein, coding for MSFRTYLLEQMGQIRPVTSRPMFGGLCFFADGRAFALADDGVLYFKVDDSNRPDFIAAGMGPFLPFGDPGKPMGYYELPEDVLEDPELLAIWMAKAIAVAARAKTKPRSNPKRK
- a CDS encoding bifunctional enoyl-CoA hydratase/phosphate acetyltransferase, which codes for MRINTLDELLRAVQERPHKRLVVAWANDAHTLEAVNAAVEGGLVEAILVGDEAAMVKVCLEQGLPKERFRMVHAATDTEAAAKAVAMVRFGEADLLMKGLLSTEKYMKAILNKDQGLLDPGAILSHVTVMEHPGHPKLLIAGDVAVIPEPEFKEKVAILGYLVKTAKALGIETPKVAVLAASEQVQPKMRASAEAALLSKMADRGQIKGALVDGPMALDGAIDPESARIKGMGGPVAGDADCLLFPNLEAGNTFYKAGTKLGGAEIAAVVAGAKVPCVLSSRGDSAKTKLSSIALAALLA
- the buk gene encoding butyrate kinase, whose translation is MRLHAYGEWKRTPKDTFFRRHRVLVLNPGSTSTKTSVFEGDEERFTEELQHSAEELKAFEGRPITDQFTFRKEAVLRFLADKGLGLGDLDAVAGRGGLLRPIPHGTWKVGAAMLDDLRAGQRGEHASNLGALIASELVAGTGTPAYIVDPVVVDEADPKVRISGLKELPRRVISHALNQIATARRYAEEHETFYERVNVIVAHMGGGITVGAHRKGRYIDVNNGLDGEGPFSPQRTGTLPAGQLIDLCFSGKYTKAELKLKNKGRGGMIDLLGTSDMREVERRVEAGDAEATLVYDAMIYQIAKAITGQVPAFEGAPIDAILLTGGMARSPKLVGELTRLTAALGCPVKVYPGENEMAALAKGALRVLSGREAAKDYPPAI
- a CDS encoding SPFH domain-containing protein, encoding MDLTWLSANPGLSLLAFLAAAFTLILLSKWIRYIPNNRVGIVEKLISRKGSVKTGLIALNGEAGYQPQLLRGGWHLLTPFQYRIHKMPLVTIPQGKIGYIFARDGKDLPPTQALASNVHGADFQDVVAFLQNGGQKGPQRQILREGIYAINLVQFVVLTEDRLFYLPLDPGELETFQKMSAIITERAGWRPVIIKGTDDAVGIVTVHDGPSLASGEIIASTVGEDPHQASTYHNNFQDADKFLVAGGQRGRQYQVLVEGTYYINRLFATIELIPKTVVEVGTVGVVVSYTGAVGADISGQEYRHGELVTKGTRGVWSEPLLPGKYAFNAYAGKVLMVPTTNFILKWTKGEVGSHKFDENLAEVSLITKDAFEPSLPLSVVVHIDYRKAPLVIQRFGDIKKLVEQTLDPMVSAYFKNIGQTRTLIQLIQDRSAIQEQSGVQMKEKFAQYNLELQEVLIGTPSSGSQGGQIEQILIQLRSRQIADEQVETYGRQQNAAAKERELREAEAKAKQQTALTESAISIEVQSNQGKADYAKAQQQAAQIQTLAGAEAEKVRLMGEGEAKRIKVMAEAQAEQAARVGIAQAMAIEEQVRAYGGPQFQLVQQVMNRFAEAIEKSQVDVVPKIHMGGGDKGGGSLIESLLGLLLSEKAGQLAGVVPTAANPEAEALKATLRQNLTK
- a CDS encoding tetratricopeptide repeat protein, producing the protein MIPLLLLTPVAQVQSQGLAMPLPAPGEALYKARDWAGLADWFETVPPATRGAHYELWIQALNRSQRWERLATVCEALQPQLEAKSGPRLATYRLYRAQALSQLGRHAEAATAHAENGRLGYPDGYPNACAEARLAQDWSALLTCADTLLGAHPGDAMALAWKGEALARAGRLAEAEPILREAVAKDPKIAYAWNNLGRCLNEEKAWAEACEALDKALALEPNQLEALFNRGRARFELKRYKESRDDFRAALTLRPDDPVLTENLRQAERYATLPAPKKR